The following proteins are encoded in a genomic region of Amycolatopsis sulphurea:
- a CDS encoding zinc-dependent alcohol dehydrogenase family protein: protein MRAAIVDRPGEIRVGEVPDPKPGERQVVVKVGACGICGTDLHIADGHFPPTPYPIVPGHEFAGEIVELGADVPGEWKVGDRVAVDPSIYCGYCTPCRSGHGNLCANWNATGDTVNGAFAEYVAVPADTCYRMPDSLSWEQGALVEPVSCAVHGVRRIGVEAGERFLIVGAGTMGLIMQQLLQRAGAQVTMVDRNAARLPRATDLGATAVAEDVSALDGERYDAAVDCTGAVPAIESAFDALRRGGRLLVFGVAPAEARVALSPFRIYNDEITVVGSMAVLNSYGTALDLVGGGYIDTEALITDTLPLEQYPEALAKMRSGTGLKIQVLPGGGHA from the coding sequence ATGCGTGCCGCGATCGTGGATCGGCCCGGTGAGATCCGGGTCGGCGAGGTTCCCGATCCCAAACCCGGAGAGCGCCAGGTCGTCGTGAAGGTGGGTGCCTGCGGGATCTGCGGGACGGACCTGCATATCGCCGACGGGCACTTCCCCCCGACCCCGTATCCGATCGTCCCCGGGCACGAGTTCGCCGGGGAGATCGTCGAACTCGGCGCGGACGTGCCGGGGGAGTGGAAAGTCGGCGACCGCGTGGCGGTCGACCCGTCGATCTACTGCGGGTACTGCACGCCGTGCCGCTCCGGGCACGGCAATCTCTGCGCGAACTGGAACGCGACCGGCGACACGGTCAACGGCGCGTTCGCCGAATATGTCGCGGTGCCCGCGGACACCTGCTACCGGATGCCCGACTCCCTGAGCTGGGAGCAGGGCGCGCTGGTGGAGCCGGTCTCCTGCGCGGTGCACGGCGTGCGCCGGATCGGCGTGGAAGCGGGCGAGCGGTTCCTGATCGTCGGCGCCGGCACGATGGGCCTGATCATGCAGCAGCTGCTGCAGCGGGCCGGTGCACAGGTGACGATGGTCGACCGCAACGCCGCCCGGCTGCCGCGCGCGACCGACCTGGGTGCCACCGCGGTGGCCGAGGATGTGTCCGCATTGGACGGTGAGCGGTACGACGCCGCGGTGGACTGCACCGGCGCCGTGCCCGCTATCGAATCCGCGTTCGACGCGCTGCGCCGCGGCGGCCGGTTGCTGGTGTTCGGGGTGGCCCCCGCCGAGGCCCGGGTGGCTCTGTCGCCGTTCCGGATCTACAACGACGAGATCACCGTCGTCGGCTCCATGGCCGTGCTCAACAGCTACGGCACCGCGCTCGACCTGGTGGGAGGCGGCTACATCGACACCGAGGCGCTGATCACCGACACGCTGCCCCTTGAGCAGTACCCGGAGGCGCTGGCGAAGATGCGCAGCGGCACCGGGCTGAAGATCCAGGTTCTGCCAGGAGGTGGCCATGCGTAA
- a CDS encoding sugar-binding transcriptional regulator produces MARRFYVQGHSKLEIADEFGVSRFKVARMLDAALESGLVRIEFDLPAPVDVELSDEVRRAYRLDRALVLERSSMREPKEVVRRRVGALAARLLEEIAAPEDVIGLSWARSVNSMTEALRAMPRCPIVQLCGVQAGMDMRGRSVETVSRVTSISGGDAYPIFGPLVLPDQRTLDILRHQPGIAETFAQFTKLTKAVVSIGAWATGESTVYDALDDAERAAIAARGATAEVAARLFDASGAPVSTGLTHHVLAIGREELMAVPEVIAIGYSQPKAAAVDAVLRSGLVSTLVTDAAAAGPLLELAAEKPLPMPPMPPS; encoded by the coding sequence ATGGCGCGCCGGTTCTACGTGCAGGGACACTCCAAGCTGGAGATCGCCGACGAGTTCGGGGTGAGCAGGTTCAAGGTGGCCCGCATGCTCGACGCGGCGCTGGAGAGCGGGCTGGTCCGGATCGAATTCGACCTGCCCGCCCCGGTCGACGTCGAACTCTCCGACGAGGTGCGCAGAGCGTACCGGCTGGACCGGGCGTTGGTGCTGGAGCGGTCCTCGATGCGGGAGCCGAAAGAGGTGGTGCGCCGTCGGGTCGGTGCGCTGGCCGCGCGGCTGCTGGAGGAGATCGCGGCACCCGAGGATGTGATCGGGCTCTCCTGGGCGCGGTCGGTGAACTCGATGACCGAGGCGCTGCGGGCCATGCCACGCTGCCCGATCGTGCAACTGTGCGGAGTACAGGCGGGCATGGACATGCGTGGCCGTTCGGTGGAGACGGTCAGCCGGGTGACTTCGATCTCCGGCGGCGACGCCTACCCGATCTTCGGCCCGCTGGTGCTGCCGGACCAGCGGACCCTGGACATCCTGCGGCACCAGCCGGGCATCGCGGAGACCTTCGCGCAGTTCACCAAGCTCACCAAGGCGGTGGTGAGCATCGGCGCCTGGGCGACCGGCGAGTCCACTGTGTACGACGCGCTCGACGACGCCGAACGGGCCGCGATCGCCGCCCGCGGCGCGACCGCCGAGGTGGCCGCACGGCTGTTCGACGCCTCCGGCGCGCCGGTGTCGACCGGGCTGACCCACCACGTGCTCGCGATCGGCCGGGAGGAACTGATGGCCGTGCCGGAGGTGATCGCGATCGGCTACAGCCAGCCGAAGGCCGCGGCAGTGGACGCGGTGCTGCGCTCCGGCCTGGTGTCCACTCTGGTCACCGACGCCGCGGCGGCGGGACCGTTGCTGGAGCTGGCGGCGGAGAAACCGTTGCCGATGCCGCCGATGCCGCCGTCCTGA
- a CDS encoding DEAD/DEAH box helicase, which yields MTLTDLLPADPDPDPDALFDAFCTWTAERGIELYPAQEEALIEVVSGANVILSTPTGSGKSLVAVGAHFTALAHGRRSYYTAPIKALVSEKFFQLIEIFGADQVGMQTGDSSVNAEAPIICCTAEILANIALRDGADAPVGQVVADEFHFYSEPDRGWAWQVPLIELPKAQFVLMSATLGDVSFFEKDLTRRTGRATAVVTSAQRPVPLTYRYAITPLHETMSELLHGGQAPVYVVHFSQAAAIERAQTLMSINVTTRAEKDAIAELIGDFRFAAGFGKTLSRLVRHGIGVHHAGMLPKYRRLVETLAQSGLLKVICGTDTLGVGINVPIRTVVFSALTKYDGVRQRHLKAREFHQIAGRAGRAGYDTDGYVVVQAPDHVVENAKALAKAGDDPKKKKKIVRKKAPEGFVNWTESTFDRLIAAEPEPLTSSFRVSHSMLLNVISRPGNAFDAMRHLLEDNHADRPAQRKLILRAIEIYRSLLAAGVVERLSEPDADARIVRLTVDLQFDFALNQPLSPFALAAIELLDAESPSYPLDVVSIVESTVDDPRPVLSQQQFKARGEAVQAMKAEGIEYDERMELLEEVTYPKPLEELLSGAYGAYRQGHPWVADYELSPKSVVRDMYERAMNFVEFVGFYQLARSEGLVLRYLADTYDALRHTVPDEAKTEPLQDLIEWLGELVRQVDSSLLDEWEALRHPEDEGPVSHRPPPEPPAVTRNERAFRVLVRNELFRRVELASRRAYDALGELDAASGWDADAWEDAIEDYFDEHETLGIGPDARGPALLLIEREPELWRVRQIFDDPAGDHDWGISAEIDLAASDEAGSAVVRVVDVNQL from the coding sequence ATGACACTCACAGACCTCCTGCCTGCGGATCCGGACCCGGACCCGGACGCCCTCTTCGACGCCTTCTGCACCTGGACGGCCGAACGGGGGATCGAGTTGTACCCGGCGCAGGAGGAGGCGCTGATCGAAGTCGTCTCCGGCGCCAACGTGATCCTCTCGACGCCGACCGGCTCGGGCAAGAGCCTGGTCGCGGTCGGTGCGCATTTCACCGCGCTGGCACACGGCCGGCGCAGCTACTACACCGCGCCGATCAAGGCTCTGGTCTCGGAGAAGTTCTTCCAGCTGATCGAGATCTTCGGGGCCGATCAGGTGGGGATGCAGACCGGTGATTCGAGCGTCAACGCCGAAGCGCCGATCATCTGCTGTACTGCGGAAATCCTGGCGAACATCGCGTTGCGGGACGGTGCCGACGCGCCGGTCGGCCAGGTCGTGGCGGACGAGTTCCACTTCTACTCCGAGCCGGACCGCGGCTGGGCCTGGCAGGTGCCGCTGATCGAGCTGCCCAAGGCGCAGTTCGTGCTGATGTCCGCCACGCTCGGCGACGTCTCGTTCTTCGAGAAGGACCTGACCCGCCGGACCGGGCGGGCCACCGCCGTGGTCACCTCGGCGCAGCGGCCGGTCCCGCTGACCTACCGCTACGCGATCACGCCGCTGCACGAGACGATGTCCGAGCTGCTGCACGGCGGCCAGGCTCCGGTGTACGTGGTGCATTTCTCGCAGGCCGCGGCCATCGAGCGCGCGCAGACGCTGATGAGCATCAACGTGACCACGCGTGCGGAGAAGGACGCCATCGCCGAGCTGATCGGCGATTTCCGGTTCGCCGCGGGCTTCGGCAAGACGCTGTCCCGGCTCGTGCGGCACGGCATCGGCGTGCACCACGCGGGTATGCTGCCGAAGTACCGCCGGCTGGTGGAAACGCTCGCGCAGTCCGGTCTGCTCAAGGTGATCTGCGGGACCGACACCCTCGGCGTCGGGATCAACGTGCCGATCCGGACCGTGGTGTTCTCCGCGCTGACCAAGTACGACGGGGTGCGCCAGCGGCATCTGAAGGCCCGCGAGTTCCACCAGATCGCCGGGCGGGCCGGCCGCGCGGGCTACGACACCGACGGCTACGTCGTGGTGCAGGCCCCGGACCACGTGGTGGAGAACGCCAAGGCGCTGGCGAAGGCGGGCGACGATCCGAAGAAGAAAAAGAAGATCGTCCGGAAGAAGGCGCCCGAAGGGTTCGTGAACTGGACCGAGAGCACCTTCGACCGGCTGATCGCCGCCGAGCCGGAGCCGCTCACCTCCAGCTTCCGGGTCAGCCACTCGATGCTGCTGAACGTGATTTCCCGGCCGGGCAACGCTTTCGACGCGATGCGGCACCTGCTGGAGGACAACCACGCGGACCGGCCGGCGCAGCGGAAGCTGATCCTGCGGGCGATCGAGATCTACCGTTCGCTGCTGGCCGCCGGGGTGGTGGAGCGACTGTCCGAACCGGACGCCGACGCGCGGATCGTGCGGCTGACCGTGGACCTGCAGTTCGATTTCGCGCTCAACCAGCCGTTGTCGCCGTTCGCGCTGGCCGCGATCGAGCTGCTGGACGCCGAGTCGCCGTCCTATCCGCTGGATGTGGTGTCCATTGTGGAATCCACTGTGGACGACCCGCGGCCGGTGCTGTCGCAGCAGCAGTTCAAGGCCCGCGGCGAGGCCGTGCAGGCGATGAAGGCCGAGGGCATCGAGTACGACGAGCGGATGGAGCTGCTGGAGGAGGTCACCTACCCGAAGCCGTTGGAGGAGCTGCTTTCCGGCGCGTACGGCGCGTATCGGCAGGGGCATCCGTGGGTGGCGGACTACGAGCTGTCGCCGAAATCCGTGGTGCGCGACATGTACGAGCGCGCGATGAACTTCGTCGAGTTCGTGGGTTTCTACCAGCTCGCCCGCTCCGAAGGCCTGGTGCTGCGTTATCTCGCGGACACCTATGACGCGCTGCGGCACACCGTGCCCGACGAGGCGAAGACCGAACCGTTGCAGGACCTCATCGAATGGCTCGGCGAGCTGGTCCGGCAGGTCGATTCGAGCCTGCTCGACGAGTGGGAAGCGTTGCGGCATCCGGAAGACGAAGGCCCCGTGTCACACCGCCCGCCCCCCGAGCCGCCCGCGGTCACGCGCAACGAGCGAGCGTTCCGGGTGCTGGTGCGCAACGAGCTTTTCCGCCGGGTCGAGCTGGCCTCGCGCCGTGCCTACGACGCGCTCGGCGAGCTGGATGCGGCGTCCGGCTGGGACGCGGACGCCTGGGAAGACGCCATCGAGGACTACTTCGACGAGCACGAAACGCTGGGCATCGGCCCGGACGCCCGCGGCCCGGCGCTGCTGCTCATCGAGCGGGAGCCCGAACTGTGGCGGGTGCGGCAGATCTTCGACGACCCCGCGGGCGACCACGACTGGGGCATCAGTGCGGAAATCGACCTGGCCGCCTCGGACGAGGCAGGCAGCGCCGTCGTCCGCGTGGTCGACGTCAACCAGCTCTGA
- a CDS encoding primosomal protein encodes MAQDIIPIELGLPQGDVVTLWAPRWREDGEEWEAFLGDEDDLYAFPDAAHLAAFVRTAEQHDLLDHPAWDAVPALNVPELIPDDDHSYDLVGVPELVAEEPDSWTIGELAEIVGIVRSLADVCELEDVHEVLDAYEGFSLLEQGRLPFTGREGEALWNDLSKAVSEKWDVVLDAIDGLVTVPDVDAAVLEQTAEELAAFHEESAEAEADAEDGGPEDLEAVDGDEAEDEPVGFWGEVGIDPIKIVTAGAEYYTLRCYLDDQPVFLGSEGEIDVFTSAKALLAAITEGTELAGTELSDVSTWDEVREKAAAGELELEVDPDNTYVLNGLDEDIAEGPEAIDPTQLELAVELLTDAAEWADDPTVESALAANESLGWLVSFVLRPDPSRLEPSAPFDTEQSAWRKLAEAFENRLTVL; translated from the coding sequence ATGGCACAGGACATCATCCCGATCGAACTCGGGCTGCCGCAGGGCGACGTGGTCACCCTCTGGGCCCCCCGCTGGCGGGAGGACGGCGAGGAGTGGGAAGCCTTCCTCGGCGACGAGGACGACCTGTACGCCTTCCCGGACGCCGCGCACCTGGCGGCCTTCGTGCGCACCGCCGAGCAGCACGACCTGCTCGACCACCCGGCGTGGGACGCGGTCCCGGCGCTGAACGTGCCGGAGCTGATCCCCGACGACGACCACTCCTACGACCTGGTCGGCGTGCCGGAGCTGGTCGCCGAGGAGCCGGACTCGTGGACCATCGGCGAGCTGGCCGAGATCGTCGGCATCGTGCGCTCGCTCGCGGACGTGTGCGAGCTGGAGGACGTGCACGAGGTACTCGACGCCTACGAGGGCTTCTCGTTGCTGGAGCAGGGCAGGCTGCCGTTCACCGGGCGTGAGGGCGAAGCGCTGTGGAACGACCTGTCGAAGGCCGTCTCGGAGAAGTGGGACGTGGTGCTCGACGCGATCGACGGGCTGGTCACGGTCCCGGACGTGGACGCCGCGGTGCTGGAGCAGACCGCCGAGGAGCTGGCCGCCTTCCACGAGGAGTCCGCCGAGGCGGAGGCCGACGCCGAGGACGGCGGCCCGGAGGACCTCGAAGCGGTGGACGGCGACGAGGCCGAGGACGAGCCGGTCGGCTTCTGGGGCGAGGTCGGCATCGATCCGATCAAGATCGTCACCGCCGGCGCGGAGTACTACACGCTGCGCTGCTACCTCGACGACCAGCCGGTCTTCCTCGGCAGCGAAGGCGAGATCGACGTGTTCACCTCCGCGAAGGCGTTGCTGGCCGCGATCACCGAAGGCACCGAGCTCGCCGGCACCGAGCTGTCCGACGTGTCCACTTGGGACGAAGTGCGGGAGAAGGCCGCCGCGGGCGAACTGGAGCTCGAGGTCGACCCGGACAACACCTACGTGCTCAACGGGCTGGACGAGGACATCGCCGAAGGCCCCGAGGCGATCGACCCGACCCAGTTGGAGCTCGCCGTCGAGCTGCTCACCGACGCGGCCGAGTGGGCCGACGACCCGACGGTGGAGTCCGCGCTGGCGGCCAACGAGAGCCTCGGCTGGCTGGTGTCGTTCGTGCTCCGCCCGGACCCGAGCCGGCTTGAGCCGAGCGCGCCGTTCGACACCGAGCAGAGCGCGTGGCGCAAGCTCGCGGAGGCCTTCGAAAACCGCCTCACCGTGCTCTGA
- a CDS encoding adenosine deaminase — translation MSDVTPLSAEILRRAPKVLLHDHLDGGLRPGTVAELAEQVGYRDLPATDPGELGRWFRAAADSGSLVSYLETFGHTCAVMQTEEALVRVAAEAVEDLAADGVAYAELRYAPELFVARGLSLDAVVEAVQAGFAEGTRRVVAAGGRIRIGTLLCAMRQHARAREIAELVVRHRDAGVAGFDIAGPEDGFPPSRNLDAFEYLRRNNAHFTIHAGEAFGLPSIHEAIQFCGAERLGHGVRIAEDLTAGSDGEVHLGRLASYVRDRRIPLEICPSSNVQTGTVRALAEHPIGLLARLRFRVTVNTDNRLMSGCTMTSEFAALAETFGFGLADLRWFTINAMKSAFLDFDARLELIEKVVKPGYAALA, via the coding sequence ATGTCGGACGTAACCCCGCTGAGCGCCGAGATCCTGCGCCGCGCACCCAAGGTCCTGCTGCACGATCACCTCGACGGCGGCCTCCGCCCGGGCACCGTCGCCGAGCTCGCCGAGCAGGTCGGTTATCGCGATCTGCCGGCCACCGATCCCGGTGAGCTGGGCCGCTGGTTCCGGGCCGCGGCCGATTCCGGCTCGCTGGTGTCCTACCTGGAGACGTTCGGGCACACCTGCGCGGTGATGCAGACCGAGGAGGCGCTGGTCAGAGTCGCCGCCGAGGCGGTGGAGGATCTGGCCGCGGACGGGGTGGCCTACGCCGAGCTGCGGTACGCGCCGGAGTTGTTCGTGGCGCGTGGTCTTTCACTCGATGCAGTGGTCGAAGCGGTCCAGGCCGGGTTCGCCGAGGGAACACGGCGCGTGGTCGCCGCGGGGGGCCGGATCCGGATCGGCACCTTGCTCTGCGCGATGCGCCAGCACGCCCGCGCGCGGGAGATCGCCGAGCTGGTGGTGCGCCACCGCGACGCCGGGGTGGCCGGTTTCGACATCGCCGGCCCGGAGGACGGTTTCCCGCCGAGCCGCAATCTCGACGCATTCGAATACCTGCGCCGCAATAATGCGCATTTCACCATTCATGCCGGCGAGGCATTCGGTCTGCCTTCGATTCACGAGGCGATTCAATTCTGCGGGGCGGAGCGGCTCGGTCACGGCGTGCGCATCGCCGAGGACCTGACCGCCGGATCGGACGGCGAGGTCCATCTTGGACGGTTGGCGAGCTACGTCCGGGACCGCCGCATCCCGTTGGAGATCTGCCCTTCCTCGAACGTGCAGACCGGAACCGTGCGAGCACTGGCCGAGCACCCGATCGGGCTGCTCGCCCGGCTGCGCTTCCGGGTGACGGTGAACACCGACAACCGGCTGATGAGCGGCTGCACGATGACCAGTGAATTCGCCGCGCTGGCCGAGACCTTCGGGTTCGGCCTCGCCGATCTGCGGTGGTTCACCATCAATGCCATGAAATCCGCGTTCCTCGATTTCGACGCGCGGCTGGAGCTGATCGAGAAGGTGGTCAAACCCGGGTACGCCGCGCTGGCCTGA
- a CDS encoding PA containing protein — translation MTTDNHIAAPSFDRMRNMLVRAAEVRESEQQQIFDALDDIYARLAPVDSLGAVRKRLSEMPDRTEVGVLAERLDEAMTRLEAQDTALAALTHAVESIVDKLAKPFAQLDGRLDGVAARFEGVAGRMDGLEDKLQNIHRRLDELGGHLDKQDTKLDAIPQTTQGPVRERIELAEATLRERIETADQELRSRVDELDRATKERISAGTESLKIAVTETGEMIDPADRLEKLGTRLDTVTERLDELGTRLDKVEDGVTGRLGDLDGSLRSGLSKVEGTLAKQPDTDSVDSMVRRSNEESVRRIGGQLDEAMATFAELMLGGGPAVQQIAPPPPAPRQPRRTPRNGRSPKAADAKGKNNGSADAETADNA, via the coding sequence GTGACCACTGACAACCATATTGCCGCTCCGTCCTTCGACCGGATGCGCAACATGCTGGTGCGCGCGGCCGAGGTGCGTGAGAGCGAGCAGCAGCAGATCTTCGACGCGCTCGACGACATCTACGCCCGGCTGGCACCGGTGGACTCGCTCGGCGCGGTGCGCAAGCGGCTGTCCGAGATGCCCGACCGCACCGAGGTCGGCGTGCTCGCCGAGCGGCTCGACGAGGCGATGACCCGCCTGGAGGCCCAGGACACCGCCCTCGCCGCGCTCACGCACGCGGTGGAGAGCATCGTCGACAAGCTGGCCAAGCCGTTCGCGCAGCTGGACGGCCGGCTGGACGGCGTGGCCGCGCGATTCGAGGGCGTGGCCGGCCGGATGGACGGGCTTGAGGACAAGCTGCAGAACATCCACCGCCGGCTCGACGAGCTGGGCGGGCACCTGGACAAGCAGGACACGAAGCTGGACGCCATCCCGCAGACCACCCAGGGCCCGGTGCGCGAGCGCATCGAACTGGCCGAGGCGACGCTGCGCGAGCGCATCGAGACCGCCGACCAGGAGCTGCGCTCCCGGGTGGACGAACTCGACCGGGCGACCAAGGAGCGCATCTCGGCCGGCACCGAGTCGCTGAAGATCGCCGTGACCGAGACCGGCGAGATGATCGACCCGGCCGACCGGCTGGAGAAGCTCGGCACCCGGCTGGACACGGTCACCGAACGGCTCGACGAGCTGGGCACCCGTCTCGACAAGGTCGAGGACGGGGTGACCGGCAGGCTCGGCGATCTGGACGGCTCGCTGCGCAGCGGCCTGTCGAAGGTCGAGGGCACCCTCGCCAAGCAGCCGGACACCGATTCGGTCGACTCGATGGTGCGCCGCAGCAACGAGGAGTCCGTCCGTCGCATCGGCGGTCAGCTGGACGAGGCCATGGCCACCTTCGCGGAGCTGATGCTCGGCGGCGGCCCGGCCGTGCAGCAGATCGCCCCGCCGCCGCCCGCCCCGCGCCAGCCGCGCCGCACCCCGCGCAACGGCCGCTCCCCCAAGGCCGCCGACGCGAAGGGGAAGAACAACGGCTCTGCCGACGCGGAGACCGCCGACAACGCCTGA
- a CDS encoding thymidine phosphorylase — protein sequence MSPVAVEVIRAKRDGRRLSDEQIDWVVDAYTRGVVAEEQMAALAMAIFLRGMDDAEIARWTAAMIGSGSRLSPAVSRPTVDKHSTGGVGDKITLPLAPLVAACGAAVPQLSGRGLGHTGGTLDKLESIPGWRAALSPEEIATQLDSVGAVVCAATEGLAPADRKLYALRDVTGTIESIPLIASSIMSKKIAEGASGLVLDVKAGSGAFMKTVDDARRLARTLVGIGSAHGVACTALITDMNVPLGRAVGNAVEVAEAVEVLQGGGPADVVELTVALAREMLALAGISADPAAVLASGAAYETWARMITAQGGDPSAPLPKPQHVHVVPAPESGVLASLDAYAVGVAAWRLGAGRARKEDPVQAAAGIVCHAKPGEPVVAGEPLLELHTDTPEAVPAALAALAGSYTVVSAAPAARGIVLDTVRP from the coding sequence GTGAGCCCCGTGGCTGTCGAAGTCATCCGTGCCAAGCGCGACGGGCGGCGGCTGAGCGACGAGCAGATCGACTGGGTCGTCGACGCCTACACCCGCGGCGTGGTCGCCGAGGAGCAGATGGCCGCGCTGGCCATGGCGATCTTCCTGCGCGGCATGGACGACGCGGAGATCGCGCGCTGGACCGCCGCGATGATCGGCTCGGGCAGCCGGTTGTCGCCGGCGGTCTCGCGCCCGACCGTGGACAAGCATTCGACCGGCGGTGTCGGCGACAAGATCACCTTGCCGCTGGCCCCGCTGGTCGCCGCTTGCGGTGCCGCGGTGCCGCAGCTGTCCGGCCGGGGCCTCGGGCACACCGGGGGCACTCTGGACAAGCTGGAGTCGATCCCCGGCTGGCGTGCGGCGTTGTCCCCGGAGGAGATCGCCACACAGCTGGACTCGGTGGGCGCGGTCGTGTGCGCGGCCACCGAAGGGCTGGCGCCGGCGGACAGGAAGCTGTACGCCCTGCGAGACGTGACCGGCACGATCGAGTCGATCCCGCTGATCGCCAGCTCCATCATGAGCAAGAAGATCGCCGAAGGCGCGTCCGGGCTGGTGCTGGATGTGAAGGCGGGGTCCGGCGCGTTCATGAAGACCGTCGACGACGCTCGGCGGCTCGCGCGCACCCTGGTCGGCATCGGCAGCGCACACGGCGTCGCCTGCACCGCGCTGATCACCGACATGAACGTGCCGCTCGGCCGTGCGGTCGGGAACGCGGTGGAGGTCGCCGAGGCGGTGGAGGTCCTGCAGGGCGGCGGCCCGGCCGACGTGGTGGAGCTGACAGTCGCACTGGCGCGGGAAATGCTGGCGCTGGCCGGGATCTCGGCGGACCCAGCGGCCGTACTGGCCTCCGGCGCGGCGTACGAGACGTGGGCGCGGATGATCACCGCCCAAGGCGGCGACCCGTCGGCGCCGCTGCCGAAACCGCAGCACGTACACGTGGTCCCGGCGCCGGAGTCGGGCGTGCTCGCTTCGCTGGACGCCTACGCGGTCGGCGTGGCTGCTTGGCGTCTCGGCGCGGGGAGAGCGAGGAAGGAAGATCCGGTCCAGGCTGCCGCAGGGATCGTGTGCCACGCGAAACCCGGTGAGCCGGTGGTTGCCGGGGAGCCGTTGCTGGAGCTGCACACGGACACCCCGGAGGCGGTGCCTGCCGCGTTGGCGGCCCTGGCCGGTTCGTACACGGTGGTTTCGGCCGCACCGGCCGCACGCGGGATCGTGCTGGACACTGTACGACCCTGA
- a CDS encoding cytidine deaminase yields MSEVDWEALRTEAVSAASYAYAPYSGLRVGVAAIVDDGRHVTGCNVENASYGLGLCAECTMAGQLRLSGGGRLVAVACRSGEGELLMPCGRCRQVLFELGGSSCLVDTPRGVLPMSEVLPDAFGPEDLP; encoded by the coding sequence GTGTCCGAAGTGGACTGGGAAGCCCTGCGCACCGAAGCGGTGTCGGCTGCTTCGTATGCGTACGCGCCGTACTCGGGCCTTCGTGTCGGCGTCGCGGCCATTGTGGACGACGGTCGGCATGTGACTGGCTGCAACGTCGAGAACGCTTCGTACGGGCTCGGGTTGTGTGCGGAGTGCACGATGGCCGGTCAGCTGCGGTTGTCCGGCGGCGGACGGCTGGTCGCAGTGGCTTGCCGCAGTGGTGAAGGCGAGCTGCTGATGCCGTGCGGCCGTTGCAGGCAGGTCCTGTTCGAACTCGGCGGTTCGTCGTGTCTGGTCGACACCCCACGTGGGGTGTTGCCGATGTCCGAGGTGCTGCCGGATGCGTTTGGTCCTGAGGATTTGCCGTGA
- a CDS encoding ABC transporter permease: MPMPVPHQRKRIPGWLRGVIWAVVAIGVMSAASYSTGVSSLTSSNTTSTALRLALPILLCALGGLWAERAGVINIGLEGMMILGTWGAAWGAYYGGVWIGLLAAIGFGALGGLLHAVATVTFRVNHIVSGVAINLLGLGVAKYLANLIFEPLSGNPRQSPPVPKFDTYSAAGLSDWLGSMEDQQRVGLSDVAGILKGLVTGVAPLTMIAIVLVPLSYWVLWRTRFGLRLRSCGENPVAAESLGVNVYRYKYVGVLISGALAGMGGASLVLLKGGADYLENQTNGRGYIGLAAMIFGNWRPGGLLGGAALFGYADGLQLAGGGEAVLALLYGTVLLLAMIVIVQLFRRRWIAAGLGVVGAGILYTIYWTNDTLPSDLIPYTAHFVTLIVLAVASQRLRPPKADGALYRRGEGD, from the coding sequence ATGCCGATGCCGGTGCCGCATCAGCGCAAGCGGATCCCCGGCTGGCTGCGCGGGGTGATCTGGGCGGTCGTCGCGATCGGAGTGATGTCCGCGGCTTCCTACAGCACCGGCGTCTCGTCGCTGACGTCGAGCAACACCACGTCCACCGCGTTGCGGCTCGCGCTGCCGATCCTGTTGTGCGCCCTCGGCGGGCTGTGGGCCGAGCGCGCGGGCGTGATCAACATCGGCCTCGAAGGCATGATGATCCTCGGCACCTGGGGCGCGGCCTGGGGTGCCTACTACGGCGGTGTGTGGATCGGGCTGCTGGCCGCGATCGGCTTCGGCGCGCTGGGCGGGCTGCTGCACGCGGTGGCGACGGTGACCTTCCGGGTCAACCACATCGTCTCCGGTGTCGCGATCAACCTGCTCGGCCTCGGCGTCGCGAAGTACTTGGCCAACCTGATCTTCGAGCCCCTGTCGGGCAACCCGAGGCAGTCGCCGCCGGTGCCGAAGTTCGACACCTACTCGGCGGCCGGTCTTTCCGACTGGCTCGGCTCGATGGAGGACCAGCAGCGGGTCGGGCTGTCCGACGTCGCGGGCATTCTCAAGGGTCTGGTCACGGGGGTTGCGCCGCTGACCATGATCGCGATCGTGCTCGTGCCGTTGAGTTACTGGGTGCTCTGGCGCACGAGGTTCGGCTTGCGTCTGCGTTCCTGCGGCGAGAACCCGGTGGCTGCCGAGTCTCTCGGTGTGAACGTGTATCGCTACAAGTACGTCGGCGTACTGATTTCCGGCGCGCTCGCGGGGATGGGTGGTGCGTCGCTGGTGCTGCTCAAGGGCGGCGCGGACTACCTGGAGAACCAGACGAACGGCCGTGGGTACATCGGTCTCGCCGCGATGATCTTCGGCAACTGGCGGCCCGGTGGTCTCCTCGGTGGTGCCGCGCTGTTCGGCTACGCGGACGGGCTTCAGCTCGCCGGTGGCGGCGAAGCGGTGCTGGCTCTGTTGTACGGCACGGTGTTGCTGCTCGCGATGATTGTGATCGTGCAGCTGTTCCGGCGGCGCTGGATCGCGGCTGGGCTCGGCGTCGTAGGCGCCGGGATCCTGTACACGATCTACTGGACCAATGACACGCTGCCGAGTGACCTGATCCCGTACACGGCGCACTTCGTCACGCTGATTGTGCTTGCCGTTGCGTCGCAACGACTACGGCCGCCCAAGGCCGACGGCGCGCTCTACCGAAGAGGTGAGGGCGACTAG